GGTCGAGATGCCGCGGGCAAGGGGGGCACCATCAAGCGATTCATGGAACACCTGAATCCGCGCGGCGCGCGCGTGGTTGCCCTGGAGAAGCCCACCGAGCAGGAACGCGGGCAGTGGTATTTCCAGCGGTACGTGCAGCATCTGCCGAGCGTGGGCGAGATCGTGATGTTCGACCGGTCCTGGTACAACCGTGCCGGCGTGGAGAACGTCATGGGCTTCTGTTCTTCGCAGGAGTACGACGAGTTCATGCGCCAGGCGCCTGAGTTCGAGCGCAATCTGGTACGAAGCGGCATCTTCCTCATCAAGTTCTGGTTCTCCGTGAGCCGCAAGGAGCAACGCCGGCGGTTCAAGGAACGCGAGATCCATCCGCTCAAGCAGTGGAAGCTGTCGCCCATCGACATGGCGTCCCTCGACAAGTGGGACGACTACACCAAGGCCAAGGAAGCGATGTTCTTCCACACCGACACCGCTGATTCTCCATGGACCGTGATCAAGTCGGATTGCAAGAAGAGGGCGCGTCTCAACGCCATGCGGTACATCCTGCATAAATTGCCGTATCGGTCGAAGGACGCCGAGCAGATCGGTGCGCTCGACCCGCTCATCGTCGGCCGGGCACATGTGGTGTTCGAGCATGGAGAACGGCAGGTGACGGCCATCCTCTGATTCGGGAGTGCATGCCGGGCGCGGGCGGTCGCTCTCCGCCGCTTCCGGCAGTCCCGGACGCTCATCGGCGGGGCGGGCAAGGCGTTTGCCTGCAGCGTCGCGATCGTGGCGTTCGAGGCTCGTGCGCGTGCCGGACCGGACGCCTGCGGGAAAGGTGGCCCGCCA
This region of Betaproteobacteria bacterium genomic DNA includes:
- the ppk2 gene encoding polyphosphate kinase 2 — translated: MEKSARRTGSGGAKKALVPRGSRPAPSRRASAGDVAPSHTADSIERFTVSEAVKAAEMSKVEALQDILAQGASNDPDGLVSRLEAVVSGASADDVKALREVLLKREGPVDRLPVSPDDELSEDWRTGGYPYRNLMQRRTYEKQKYRLQVELLKLQAWVKETGQRVVILFEGRDAAGKGGTIKRFMEHLNPRGARVVALEKPTEQERGQWYFQRYVQHLPSVGEIVMFDRSWYNRAGVENVMGFCSSQEYDEFMRQAPEFERNLVRSGIFLIKFWFSVSRKEQRRRFKEREIHPLKQWKLSPIDMASLDKWDDYTKAKEAMFFHTDTADSPWTVIKSDCKKRARLNAMRYILHKLPYRSKDAEQIGALDPLIVGRAHVVFEHGERQVTAIL